The following proteins are encoded in a genomic region of Flammeovirga pectinis:
- a CDS encoding TolC family protein encodes MKQINLIISFLIGITFCGYAQEKKQDKVEVVSQEIILSLSDAISQGLLNNYDIIIADKNTEISKTNNTLENAGLYPSLTTDAAWNHNWSHAMNSNLGVLSPSIGSDFTIFDGFKVWITKEQLEELEHYSEGNATIVIENTIKDVIVAYYESLLEQQRLEVAEQLAELSKERYDYTNSQKELGQKVTYDVLQAKNAWLEDRRTSLDQKNRLQVKLRELNFVMGVPESEQTLYKLTEKFEAVEKDYVLSNLIELLNADNSTLKNQYVNQIIKQKDIELAKAAFMPSVKGNASIKYTENYGGAQGIPNFNIDGISATVGATLSIPIYMGGSRRRAKQIALINKQIAEVETQQMSHSLNNQVMQVYDTYVLQREILELTEEQVATALLNLEMSTERYRNGQINSFNLRDVQIQYLDAQNSRLTAIFNLIATNTEIVRLTGGIIDAFPIDNE; translated from the coding sequence ATGAAACAAATAAATTTAATCATCTCCTTCCTTATCGGAATAACCTTTTGTGGATATGCACAAGAGAAAAAGCAAGATAAAGTAGAAGTCGTATCACAAGAAATTATATTAAGCCTATCAGATGCAATATCACAAGGCTTATTAAATAATTATGATATCATTATAGCTGATAAAAACACTGAGATTTCTAAGACAAATAATACGTTAGAAAATGCCGGTTTATATCCTTCTTTAACAACAGATGCAGCATGGAATCATAACTGGTCTCATGCCATGAACTCTAATCTAGGTGTTCTATCACCTTCTATAGGATCTGATTTTACAATTTTTGATGGGTTTAAAGTCTGGATTACTAAAGAGCAATTAGAAGAATTAGAACATTATTCTGAAGGCAATGCTACAATCGTAATAGAAAACACCATTAAGGATGTTATTGTCGCTTATTACGAATCTTTACTCGAACAACAAAGGTTAGAAGTTGCTGAACAACTTGCCGAGTTATCAAAAGAACGTTACGATTACACCAATTCTCAGAAAGAACTTGGTCAGAAGGTAACCTACGATGTCTTACAAGCTAAAAATGCATGGCTAGAAGATAGAAGAACTTCATTAGATCAGAAAAACCGATTACAAGTAAAATTAAGAGAATTAAATTTTGTAATGGGAGTTCCAGAAAGTGAACAAACCTTATACAAGCTAACAGAAAAATTTGAAGCTGTTGAAAAAGATTATGTTCTAAGTAATCTTATTGAGCTGTTAAACGCTGATAACTCAACGCTTAAAAACCAATATGTTAATCAGATTATTAAACAAAAAGATATTGAGTTAGCTAAAGCTGCATTTATGCCTTCTGTAAAAGGTAATGCAAGTATTAAATACACAGAAAACTATGGTGGTGCTCAAGGTATTCCAAATTTTAATATTGATGGCATAAGTGCTACCGTAGGTGCTACCCTTTCTATACCAATTTATATGGGAGGAAGTAGACGAAGAGCAAAACAAATTGCTCTGATAAATAAGCAAATTGCAGAAGTAGAAACACAACAAATGTCACATAGTTTGAACAATCAAGTTATGCAAGTTTACGATACTTATGTGCTTCAAAGAGAGATTCTAGAATTAACAGAAGAACAAGTTGCTACTGCACTTCTTAACTTAGAAATGTCTACAGAACGTTATAGAAATGGACAAATAAACTCATTTAACTTACGTGATGTACAAATACAATATTTGGACGCTCAGAATTCGAGATTAACTGCAATTTTTAATTTAATTGCTACCAATACAGAAATAGTCAGATTAACTGGAGGTATTATCGATGCCTTTCCAATTGACAATGAATAA
- a CDS encoding efflux RND transporter permease subunit → MKKLITTFVKKPFYAHMALLLLVLLGGIAISNMRKASFPLIESRTITVTVAYQGASPKEMDEGVTTLVENEIRGIPGIKETNSVSAENIATVTITTEAKADIDEVLTDVKNAVDGISNFPAGAEKPSVSKRRATSDALFLNLKGDDLRTLKDYAQKIEDDFLASGIISQLSISGYPNTEISVEVNEDLLRRYSISIDNIKQAIANNNVDITGGTIKNRREEISVLARYRSANADDIRNIVVRATSDGRIIKVGDLADVHYQFEDVPNAVWMQGKKNVSIQIQKLHTEDLQKITEYVEMYMDEFNASHSDAELICSFNFLSIVNARLDTLISNGLLGILLVVITLSFFLSFRLSLWVAWGIPSSFLGMFIIASLMGVTLNMISLFGMILIIGILVDDGIVIGENIFTHYEMGKSPINAAIDGTVEVIPAVLTSVSTTIIAFFPFLFLESGLEMMSEMALVVILCLGFSLFEGMFLLPSHVSSPKVLTPRNDKSKFNKIRTKLDKLIFAFRDKVYLPILRFLLDHKWFGISIPVAAIIVTVGLIGGRVIDLTFFPSPPGDFFNIDLALKPGINQDTTKAYLTKYENAVWEANDALKREYDTNFDFIEYTFVSLGNAFNGAENGTHTGSIFVIMEDLTNSPIDASTIKAKVNEFVGEEPTARKLSVGASNMWGAPVSISLLGYDYDQIEAASDYLKTKLNEQAALYNVMDNNQIGGQEIRLVLKPKAYALGFTEVSLMSQVRNGFFGAEAQRLQVNKDEIRIYVRYKKDNRSSLGDLENMRIRTTEGMYPLSQLADFNIDRGPVAINHYNGEKEIRVDAYMLNANDAVIPIIEEMEKEILPELTAKFPNVRYEYQGQLKSSQEDSSELVNTYAIAFLLIVMILMLHFRSFTQAGIVLCMIPLGIIGAMWGHGIEGETISMFSMLGMVALSGTIINDAVVYLSKFNQDLLDGKSFDDALINAGKSRFRPILLTTLTTTIGLYPMILETSPQSRFLVPVAISLAYGIMIGTVFILTILPVLIKVINDLRRGKKWVITGKKPSREEVENVLVEISDYNAMTLADQEQATESIK, encoded by the coding sequence ATGAAAAAACTTATCACAACCTTTGTGAAGAAGCCTTTCTATGCACATATGGCTTTACTTCTACTCGTATTATTGGGTGGAATTGCCATATCGAACATGAGGAAAGCATCCTTCCCTCTTATAGAATCTAGAACAATTACAGTTACTGTTGCCTACCAAGGTGCATCTCCTAAAGAAATGGACGAAGGTGTAACAACATTAGTTGAAAATGAAATTAGAGGTATACCGGGTATTAAAGAAACGAACTCAGTATCTGCAGAAAATATAGCAACTGTTACAATAACTACAGAAGCAAAAGCAGATATAGACGAGGTATTAACCGATGTAAAAAATGCTGTAGATGGTATATCAAATTTCCCTGCCGGTGCAGAAAAACCTTCCGTATCTAAAAGAAGAGCTACTTCTGATGCACTTTTTCTTAATCTAAAAGGAGATGATCTAAGAACATTAAAAGATTATGCTCAGAAAATTGAAGATGATTTTTTAGCATCAGGAATTATATCACAATTAAGTATTTCTGGTTATCCGAATACAGAAATTTCTGTTGAGGTTAACGAAGATTTATTGAGACGATATAGCATTAGTATTGACAATATTAAACAAGCTATTGCTAATAATAATGTTGATATTACTGGTGGTACAATTAAAAATAGAAGAGAAGAAATTTCTGTTCTTGCTAGATATAGATCTGCAAATGCCGATGATATCAGAAACATTGTAGTAAGAGCTACTTCTGATGGTAGAATAATTAAAGTAGGTGATTTAGCCGATGTTCATTATCAGTTTGAAGACGTTCCTAATGCAGTTTGGATGCAAGGGAAGAAAAATGTATCGATCCAAATTCAAAAACTACATACAGAAGATCTACAAAAAATCACAGAGTATGTAGAAATGTATATGGATGAATTTAATGCCTCTCATTCTGATGCTGAATTAATCTGTAGTTTCAACTTCTTATCTATAGTAAATGCACGTTTAGATACATTAATTAGTAATGGCTTATTGGGTATTCTATTAGTAGTAATTACATTATCGTTTTTCTTAAGTTTTAGATTATCGTTATGGGTTGCTTGGGGTATTCCAAGTTCGTTCTTAGGAATGTTTATTATTGCCAGCTTAATGGGCGTAACACTAAATATGATTTCATTATTTGGTATGATCCTTATTATTGGTATTCTAGTTGATGACGGTATTGTAATTGGCGAGAATATTTTTACGCATTACGAAATGGGTAAATCTCCAATAAACGCAGCTATTGATGGTACTGTAGAAGTTATCCCTGCCGTTCTTACCTCTGTAAGTACAACAATTATTGCCTTTTTCCCTTTCTTATTCTTAGAATCTGGATTGGAAATGATGTCTGAAATGGCACTAGTAGTTATTCTCTGTTTAGGATTTTCATTATTTGAAGGTATGTTCTTACTTCCTTCCCATGTGAGTTCTCCAAAAGTCTTAACACCTAGAAATGACAAAAGTAAATTCAATAAAATAAGAACAAAGCTTGATAAGCTAATTTTCGCATTTAGAGATAAAGTTTACCTTCCAATTCTTCGTTTTCTATTAGATCATAAATGGTTTGGTATTTCTATTCCTGTAGCTGCTATTATAGTTACTGTTGGTTTAATTGGTGGTAGAGTAATTGATTTAACCTTCTTCCCTAGCCCTCCTGGAGATTTCTTTAATATTGATTTAGCGTTAAAACCGGGTATCAACCAAGATACTACCAAAGCATATCTTACTAAATATGAAAATGCAGTTTGGGAAGCTAATGATGCTTTAAAAAGAGAATACGATACAAATTTTGATTTCATAGAATACACATTTGTAAGCCTAGGCAATGCATTTAATGGTGCAGAAAACGGTACCCATACAGGTTCAATATTCGTTATTATGGAAGACCTTACCAATTCTCCAATTGATGCGAGTACAATTAAAGCAAAGGTGAATGAGTTTGTTGGTGAAGAACCCACTGCTCGGAAACTTTCTGTTGGAGCTAGTAATATGTGGGGAGCTCCTGTTTCAATCAGTTTATTAGGGTATGATTATGATCAAATTGAAGCCGCTTCTGATTATTTAAAAACCAAACTGAACGAACAAGCCGCACTTTACAATGTGATGGATAACAACCAGATTGGAGGACAAGAAATTCGTTTGGTGTTAAAGCCAAAAGCCTATGCTCTTGGTTTTACAGAGGTCTCATTAATGTCTCAAGTACGTAATGGTTTCTTCGGTGCAGAAGCTCAAAGGCTTCAGGTAAATAAGGATGAAATCAGAATCTATGTTCGTTACAAAAAAGACAATAGATCTTCTCTTGGTGATTTAGAGAATATGCGAATTAGAACAACTGAGGGAATGTACCCACTGTCTCAATTAGCAGATTTCAACATAGATCGTGGTCCTGTGGCAATAAACCACTACAATGGCGAAAAAGAGATACGAGTTGATGCCTATATGCTGAATGCAAATGATGCAGTGATTCCTATTATTGAAGAAATGGAGAAAGAAATTCTTCCAGAATTAACTGCAAAATTCCCTAATGTTAGGTATGAATATCAAGGACAGCTAAAGAGTTCTCAAGAAGATTCTTCGGAATTAGTAAATACGTATGCAATTGCTTTCTTATTAATTGTGATGATTCTTATGCTGCACTTTAGATCATTTACTCAAGCAGGGATTGTATTGTGTATGATACCACTTGGCATTATTGGAGCAATGTGGGGACATGGTATAGAAGGAGAGACAATTTCTATGTTTAGTATGCTAGGTATGGTTGCACTATCAGGTACTATTATTAATGATGCCGTTGTTTACCTTTCAAAATTCAACCAAGATCTCTTGGATGGGAAGTCGTTTGATGATGCATTAATCAATGCTGGTAAATCAAGGTTTAGACCTATCCTATTAACGACTTTAACTACTACAATTGGTTTATATCCTATGATCTTAGAAACTAGTCCACAATCTAGATTTTTAGTACCTGTAGCAATTTCGTTAGCCTATGGTATCATGATCGGTACGGTGTTTATTCTTACAATTTTACCAGTACTCATTAAAGTGATAAACGATTTGAGAAGAGGTAAAAAGTGGGTCATAACAGGTAAAAAACCTTCTCGTGAGGAAGTTGAAAATGTATTAGTAGAGATTTCAGACTACAATGCAATGACTTTAGCAGATCAAGAACAAGCAACTGAATCTATAAAATAG
- a CDS encoding efflux RND transporter periplasmic adaptor subunit, producing MAKKHIITIIGIILIIGGASVSTYTMLKNKPEPKKGVKKEKIISIKAETVKYIDVDNIQKYSGRVNAAQTFILSSEVAGRIMRTNVALKEGNTFRKGQKLVHIFDDDIEASLKSQKSSFMNTIASILPDIKIDYKPEYDKWYGFFKKIKIAAPLPSLPPINTDQERFFLASRNLITEYFSIKQSEILLSKYNVYAPFNGTFKSVRLEAGSIASPGSEIGVISRTDALEVIIEVEPWNAKWIKNGDKVEVEVDGIETKIIKGYVSRKAHIVDPTSQTIKVYVKINPKKGDEIYEGQFVRVVFRGDKIHNVIEIPREAVNESKYIFTVKDDKLHQEEIDVIKINGDSYFIQGISKDEIIVTESVFNGKEGMPVQVRN from the coding sequence ATGGCAAAAAAACATATCATTACTATCATCGGAATTATTCTAATTATTGGTGGAGCAAGTGTAAGTACCTACACAATGCTTAAAAATAAACCAGAACCAAAGAAAGGTGTCAAAAAAGAAAAAATAATATCTATTAAAGCTGAAACCGTTAAATATATTGATGTTGATAATATTCAAAAATATTCTGGTAGAGTAAATGCCGCACAAACATTTATACTTTCTTCTGAAGTAGCCGGAAGAATAATGAGAACTAATGTTGCTTTAAAAGAAGGAAATACTTTCCGTAAAGGACAAAAATTAGTACACATTTTTGATGATGATATAGAAGCTTCATTAAAGTCTCAAAAGAGTAGTTTTATGAACACTATTGCTTCTATTTTACCCGACATTAAAATAGATTATAAACCAGAATATGATAAGTGGTACGGTTTCTTCAAAAAAATAAAAATTGCAGCACCACTACCTTCATTACCTCCAATTAACACAGATCAAGAACGTTTCTTTTTAGCTTCAAGAAATTTAATTACAGAATATTTTTCTATTAAGCAGAGTGAAATTCTTCTTTCAAAATACAATGTTTACGCTCCTTTTAATGGAACATTTAAATCGGTTCGTTTAGAAGCAGGTTCTATTGCTTCTCCTGGCTCTGAGATTGGAGTTATTAGTAGAACAGATGCTTTAGAGGTAATTATTGAAGTAGAACCTTGGAATGCCAAATGGATTAAAAATGGTGATAAGGTCGAAGTTGAAGTTGATGGTATCGAAACAAAAATTATTAAAGGGTATGTAAGCCGAAAAGCACATATTGTAGACCCTACTTCTCAGACTATTAAAGTCTATGTAAAAATAAACCCTAAAAAAGGTGACGAAATTTACGAAGGACAGTTTGTGCGTGTTGTATTTAGAGGAGATAAAATTCACAATGTTATAGAGATCCCAAGAGAAGCAGTTAACGAATCAAAATACATTTTTACTGTTAAAGACGACAAGCTTCATCAAGAAGAAATTGATGTTATAAAAATTAATGGTGATAGCTATTTCATACAAGGTATTTCTAAAGATGAAATCATTGTAACCGAATCCGTATTTAACGGAAAAGAAGGAATGCCAGTACAAGTTAGAAACTAG
- a CDS encoding sensor histidine kinase — protein MKEYLNFKIPQWSYLPVSVIVIFITIVGLDVWISIEVRLFRAITSIIVFLLVVLVNSKILVPKILIKKKKTLWYVLSAIVLYFIGINLFLFFSKMMFPFIDQDVFFTAHPEAKARLQGVLRFEWIYPFSFGSLFVLMSIFISTVLTVSSYDDQQKKKQQQLKEGKIEAELKFLRAQINPHFLFNALNNIYTMSYMQMPQAPDNIAKLSEMLRYLLYDCNEDLVELSKDISYLNNYIDFQQLKTEVPQNINFKIDVGNQSSKISPMLLEPFVENAFKYSRLEENMDGFVKIELVEKNGKITFNVKNTVTKNPTRNKVGGIGIENVRLRLNLIYPDRHQLIIKENTIDNNLFEVALEIQL, from the coding sequence ATGAAAGAATATTTGAATTTTAAAATACCCCAATGGTCTTATTTACCCGTTAGTGTAATTGTAATATTTATTACAATTGTAGGGTTAGATGTATGGATTAGCATTGAGGTTCGGTTATTTAGAGCTATAACTTCAATAATTGTTTTTTTACTTGTTGTACTAGTTAATTCTAAGATTTTAGTTCCTAAAATTCTTATTAAAAAGAAGAAAACACTTTGGTATGTGCTAAGTGCAATTGTACTTTATTTTATTGGCATTAATTTGTTTCTCTTTTTTTCTAAGATGATGTTCCCGTTTATTGATCAAGATGTTTTTTTTACTGCTCATCCAGAAGCGAAGGCTAGGCTACAAGGTGTATTGCGTTTTGAATGGATATACCCGTTTAGTTTTGGAAGTCTGTTTGTTTTAATGTCAATCTTTATAAGTACCGTTTTAACTGTTAGTTCTTATGACGATCAACAAAAAAAGAAACAGCAACAATTAAAAGAAGGTAAAATTGAAGCAGAATTGAAGTTCTTGAGAGCTCAAATTAATCCTCATTTTCTTTTTAATGCTTTAAATAATATCTATACGATGTCTTACATGCAAATGCCACAAGCTCCTGATAATATCGCAAAGCTATCAGAAATGTTACGGTATTTATTGTACGATTGTAATGAAGACCTTGTAGAACTATCAAAAGATATTAGTTATTTAAATAACTATATTGATTTCCAACAGCTAAAAACAGAAGTACCTCAAAATATTAATTTTAAAATTGATGTAGGTAATCAATCTTCAAAAATATCTCCTATGTTATTAGAACCTTTTGTAGAAAATGCATTTAAATACAGTAGGTTAGAGGAAAATATGGATGGTTTTGTCAAAATAGAATTAGTAGAGAAAAACGGCAAGATTACCTTTAATGTTAAGAATACTGTTACTAAAAATCCTACTAGAAATAAAGTTGGAGGTATTGGAATAGAGAATGTTCGTTTACGTTTAAACTTAATTTATCCAGATAGACATCAACTGATAATTAAGGAAAACACAATAGACAATAACTTATTTGAGGTGGCATTAGAAATACAACTTTAA
- a CDS encoding LytR/AlgR family response regulator transcription factor, whose product MEDKKIKTIIVDDEHLARSLIADYVSKVPYLELLGTFKNAIEAMAFLQSNTIDLMFLDIQMPNLSGIEFVESMGGNKPMIVFTTAYSEYAIKGFELNAFDYLLKPITFPRFLQTINKVGKQFELLTSSKNETNQVNHSLPVQNITTKNDSITIKADYKLYRIKFDELLYMEGQKEYVAFHTSHKSILTLTSLKKLENDLPSEKFIRIHKSYIVNINAIETLEGNMLGVNGVELPVGLSYRAELLKIFE is encoded by the coding sequence ATGGAAGACAAGAAGATAAAAACGATTATTGTAGATGATGAACATCTGGCAAGAAGTTTAATTGCAGATTATGTTTCTAAAGTACCTTATCTGGAATTATTAGGGACATTTAAAAATGCGATAGAAGCAATGGCTTTTTTACAGTCGAATACAATTGATTTGATGTTCTTAGATATACAGATGCCTAATTTATCGGGTATTGAATTTGTAGAATCTATGGGTGGTAATAAGCCTATGATTGTTTTTACAACTGCTTATTCAGAATATGCTATCAAAGGTTTTGAACTGAATGCCTTTGATTATTTGCTTAAGCCTATAACTTTTCCTAGGTTTTTGCAAACCATAAATAAAGTGGGTAAACAGTTTGAGTTATTAACATCATCTAAAAATGAGACCAATCAAGTTAACCACTCATTACCAGTTCAAAATATTACGACTAAAAATGATTCTATTACAATAAAGGCTGATTATAAATTATACAGAATTAAGTTTGATGAATTATTGTATATGGAAGGCCAAAAAGAATATGTTGCTTTTCATACATCACATAAATCTATACTTACATTAACTTCCTTAAAAAAGTTAGAAAATGATTTACCTTCTGAAAAGTTCATTAGAATCCATAAATCATACATTGTAAATATTAATGCAATTGAGACTTTAGAAGGGAATATGCTTGGTGTAAATGGAGTTGAATTACCTGTAGGGTTAAGTTATAGAGCAGAACTTTTGAAAATATTTGAATAG